One Paracidovorax avenae ATCC 19860 genomic region harbors:
- the tal gene encoding transaldolase, with protein MNQLDALKQVTTVVADTGDFRQLGAYQPQDATTNPSLILKAVQKAEYAPLLQESVERWRGRPLDEIMDRLIVRFGCEILSLIPGRVSTEVDARLSFDTMATVTRGERIIDLYRAEGVDTSRVLIKIASTWEGIEAARILEQRGIHTNLTLLFSPVQAVACGAAKVQLISPFVGRIYDWYKKQAGAQWDEAAMSGANDPGVQSVRQIYQYYKHFGIRTEVMGASFRNVGQITALAGCDLLTIAPELLAQLAASDAPLTRALDPDAARSLELQPVQYDEPGFRYALNADAMATEKLAEGIRAFAADAARLEQMVLAA; from the coding sequence ATGAACCAACTCGACGCCCTCAAGCAGGTCACCACGGTGGTGGCCGACACGGGCGATTTCCGACAGCTCGGCGCCTACCAGCCGCAGGATGCGACCACCAATCCCTCGCTGATCCTCAAGGCGGTGCAGAAGGCCGAGTACGCCCCCCTGCTGCAGGAATCCGTCGAGCGCTGGCGCGGACGGCCGCTCGACGAGATCATGGACCGGCTGATCGTGCGCTTCGGCTGCGAGATCCTGTCGCTGATTCCCGGGCGCGTCTCCACCGAAGTGGACGCCCGCCTCTCGTTCGACACCATGGCCACGGTGACGCGCGGCGAGCGCATCATCGACCTGTACCGGGCCGAGGGCGTGGACACCTCCCGCGTGCTGATCAAGATCGCCTCCACCTGGGAAGGCATCGAGGCCGCACGCATCCTGGAGCAGCGCGGCATCCACACCAACCTCACGCTGCTGTTCTCGCCCGTGCAGGCCGTGGCCTGCGGCGCGGCAAAGGTGCAGCTGATCTCGCCCTTCGTGGGCCGCATCTACGACTGGTACAAGAAGCAGGCCGGCGCGCAGTGGGACGAGGCGGCGATGTCCGGTGCCAACGACCCCGGCGTGCAGTCGGTGCGCCAGATCTACCAGTACTACAAGCATTTCGGCATCCGCACCGAGGTCATGGGCGCGAGCTTCCGCAACGTGGGGCAGATCACCGCGCTGGCGGGCTGCGACCTGCTGACCATCGCGCCGGAACTGCTGGCGCAACTGGCCGCGTCGGATGCGCCGCTCACCCGTGCGCTCGACCCGGACGCCGCACGCAGCCTGGAGCTGCAGCCGGTGCAGTACGACGAGCCCGGCTTCCGCTACGCGCTCAATGCCGATGCCATGGCGACCGAGAAGCTGGCCGAGGGCATCCGTGCCTTCGCTGCCGACGCCGCCAGGCTCGAGCAGATGGTTCTCGCCGCTTGA